A window of Kineococcus sp. NBC_00420 genomic DNA:
CGCCTTCGTCACCCCGGCCGGCTCCGAGGTGATCGCGGGCTTCGACACCGCCATGGCCGCGGCCGACGAGACGATCCTCGCCCCGCTCGACCCGGCCGAGCGGGACGCCCTGCACGCCCTGCTCGCCAAGATCACCGCCGACCTGGAACGTCCCTCCCGCTAGTCCCCCACCTCCTGCGACGCGCCCACCCCGGTCGGCGTGCGCTCCACCCTGCCCGGAAACGGAGCCCGCCGTGAACCCACCCGACACCTCCCCGGAGGTGGGCACCAACCGCTGGTACCTCACCTCCGCCCCGATCGTCAGCGCGCTCCTGCACCTGTGCGTGCCGATGGCCGCCGCGCTGATCGTCGGCGCGCTCTACAACGTCGTGAACGCCGGTTTCATCGGCGCCCAGCACGACACCGCCCTGCTCGCCGCGGTCACCCTCGGATCGCCGATCCTCGGTCTGGTCATGGCCGTCGGGAACGTCTTCGGCGTCGGCGGCGGGACGCTCGTGTCCCGCCTGCTCGGTGCGGCCGAGAACGATCCCACCCAGGCCGCCGGGATCAGGCGCGCGTCGTCCTTCGCCCTCTGGGGTTCCGTCGTCGTCGGGATCGTCGTCGCCGTCCTCGGACTGCTGCTGCTGCACCCTCTGGTGACCCTGCTCGGCGCCGACGCGACCGCCCTGCACGCGACGCGTGAATTCGTGGCCGTCCTGCTCGCGTTCGTTCCCGTGCTCGCCGCGGCGATGTGCCTGGAACAACTCGTCCGGGCCGAGGGCGCCTCCCGCACCGTCATGGTGGGGCTCATCGCCTCAACCGTCGCGAACGTCGCCTTCGACGCCCTGTTCATCCTCGTCCTGCACCGGGGCGTGGCCGGGGCCGCCCTCGCGACCGGCCTCGCGAACCTCGTCACGGTCGTGTACTTCGCGATCTGGCTCACCCGCAACAGCGACCACGTCAGCCTCGCCCCGAAGTGGTTCACCCTCGCCGGTGACGTCGTGAGACCCGTTCTGGGGGTGGGGGTCGGGGAACTCCTGCAGGCGGCGTTCCTCATCGTCACGTCGCTGGTCCTGAACAACCTCGCCGCGAACTACGGTGACGGCCCACTGGCCGCCATGGGCGTCGCGGTCCGCATCGCCCAGGTGCCGGAGTTCCTCGTCATGGGCGTCACCCTCGGCGTCCTGCCGTTGCTCGCCCACTCCTTCGGCCGGGGCGACCGGAACCGGTTGTTCGCGGCGGTGCGGGGTTCCGCGGTGACGGTCGGCGGGATCGCGCTGGTCTTCGCGGTGACGGTGTTCGTCCTGCGCGACCAGGTGTTCTCCGCGTTCGTGTCCGACCGCTCGGTCCTCTCGATCGGCGCCACGATCATCACCGCCCAGCTGGTCGCGATGGTCGCCAACGGGTTCACCGGGCTCATCACGTCGCTGTTCCAGGCGACGGGCAAGGCCGTGCCCGCGACGGTCATGTCGCTGACGCAGGGCGTCCTGTTCGTCCCGACCGTGATCCTGTTCCACGTCTGGTTCGGGCTGAGCGGGATCGTCTGGGCGCTGACCGTCACCGAGATCGCGGTGCTGCTGGCCGGGGTCGTGCTGTGGTTCGTGTTCCGCGCCTCGATCGAGCGCGGCCTCGCCGAGGGCAGCCCGGAACGGGCCGAGGCCGACCTCGACGAGGGGTGAACCTCAGAGGTAGCGCAACGGGTCGAAGTCCGCGAGGGGGATGATCCGGACCCGCGGCAGCACGACGTTGAACGCGCGGACGTCGTCCTCGAGGTCGAAGACCTTCAGCCCGCGCTCGTGCAGCCCGGCGTACTGGGAGTTCATGAACTCCCGGAACCCGACCATCCCGACGAGGCGGTCGCCGGTGAGCAGCCGGTCGATCTGGGGCAGGAAGTCGACGTCGTGGCTGCCGAGCAGCACGTCGCCGTCGCGGTCGACGAGGGCGTCCAGCGTGCGCTGGATGCCGATGTCGACGACCTTCTCGCCCGGGCCGCCGGCCAGCGGGATCGGCTGGTAGCCCAGCGCCAGCAGGGCCTGCACGAAGGACATCGGCAGGTGCCCGGAGGAGGCGTTGAGGAAGAACAGACCCTTGGCGGGCTGCTGGAACGTGGTGCGCGCGAAGTCCATCAGCCGCTCCCAGCGCGGCCGCTGCTCCGGGGCCGGCCGTCCCTCGAGGATCGACGCACCCAGCGTCGCGTCGATGTTCTCGCCGTCAACGACCACGTAGGTCGTCCGCTCCGCCGCACCGGTCGTCACAGTCACCACGGTGCGAGGTTATGGCATCGACGGCTCCCGCGGTCCCGAGCGTGGTCGACACCTGTCGGTGACCGCCCGTCCGGTGGACAGCTCCCCCGGAGTGGCTCTGGGCGCAGGTGCTTGTGGCACGCTGTCGGACGTGAGTGAGCAACAGGTGGAGACCCCCGCCCCACGCCGCGGACGCCCTCCGGCCTCCTCCCGCGAGGAGATCGAGACCGTCGCGGTGGAGTTGTTCCTGCGCAAGGGTTTCGAGGAGACGACCCTGGCGGAGATCACCGCCGGGGCCGGAGTGAGCAAGACGAGCTTCTTCCGGTACTTCCCCTCGAAAGCCTCGATCGTCTGGTGGCGCTTCGACGAGTACACCGAAGGTTTCGCCGGGCTGCTCGACGAGGCGGCCGCCCGCGAGGACGCGACCCTCGACCTCGTCCGGGGGGCCGTCCTCGGCGCCCTGTACCGGGTGATCGACGGCCAGGGCATGTGGATGCAGCGCTTCCGGGTCATCGACGAGTCCACCGAACTGCGTTCCGGGGAGTCGGAACAGTGGGCGCACTGGCGCGAGCACGTCGCCTCGTTCGTGGCCCGCCGCCACGACCTGGCCGTCCTCGACATCGCCCCGCAGGCCGTCGCGGGGGCCGTGCACGCGGCCTACCTCTCGGTGCTGCGCCGCTGGCTGGCCGTCGAGCACCCCACCGAGGAGCTGGTGCCCGAGCTCGACCGGGACCTGCAGCCGCTCTGCACCGTCCTGCAGGGGTGGCTGGACGGGACCGCGACGCCGTCCTGAGGACTCACAGGATCGTGTAGCCCCCGTCGACGACCAGGGTCTGACCGACGACGTAGCTCGACGCCGAGCTCGCGAGGAACGCCACGGCGTTCGCGACGTCCTCGGGTCGGCCGAGGTCGCCGGCGGGGATGCGGGAGCGCCACTCCGCGGCGCGCTCGGGCAGGTTCTCCACGTCCCAGCGGGTCATCTCGGTCCGGACGTAGCCCGGCGAGACGGCGTTGACCCGCACCCCGAACCCGATCCACTCCAGCGCGAGCGAGCGCATCAGGGACTCGACCGCGGCCTTCGACGCGTTGTAGGCGCTCTGGCGCTGCGGGACGTTGACGATCCGTCCGGAGATCGACCCCACGACGACGACGCTGCCGCCCCGGTCGGCGTCCCGGCACGTCCGCGCGAAGGCCTGGGCCACGAGCAGCGTCCCCGTCACGTTGACGGCCATGACCTGCTCGAGCCGTTCCCGGGTGACGTCGAAGGCGTCGTCGTTGCCGGGGATCCCGGCCGCCGTCACCAGCACCGTCGCGACACCGAGGGTGGCGCTCACCTCGGCGACCGCGGCCGTCACGGCGTCGGGGTCGGTGATGTCGACCGCCACCCCGAGGGCGGCGACCCCGTGCTCGGTCGCGAGACGCGCCGCCGCGTCGGCCACCTCGGGACGCAGGTCCAGCAGCGCCACCGACGCCCCCGACCGCGCCAGCCGCTGCGCGCACGCGAAGCCGATGCCGCGTCCCCCGCCGGTGACGATCGCCACGCGACCCGCCAGGTCCCCCAGGAAGTCCTCCACACCCCGATCCTGCCGGAACTCCCGGTCGGGGAGGATGCGGGCATGGAGTTCGGGTTCTCGGCGCGGTCGAGGCGGTGGGAGGCGCGGACGGAGCTGTGGGTGTTCGTGAGCCTGCCGGGAGAGCTGAGCGAGGAGGTCCGGGACGTCCCGCGACCGCGGTCCGGTTTCGGCGCCGTCCCCGTCCGGGTCACCTGCGGCCGCTCCACGTGGACGACGTCGATCTTCCCCGGCGTCACCGAGACCTACGTGCTGCCCGTGAAGAAGGCTGTCCGCACGAAGGAGGGGCTCGAGCTCGACGACCTGGCCGAGTTCCGCCTGGAAGTGCTGGGCTAACGGCGTTCCAGCAGCGTGACGACCTCGACGTGCTGGGTCTGCGGGCACAGGTTCACCCCCTCCAGGGAGTGGACATGGGCCGCGTCCGAATGGGTTGCCTGCCGAGCTGGGTGCCTGCCTCGTGCCCCGTGCGTCCGCCGCTTCTCCCAGGCACCCAAGACGCTGGTGCGGCGGCCCGGGGACAGGTGTGCCTACCGCTGGATGGGAGTGGCCGGTTGTCGCTGCACTTCGTACAGCGGGGCTCTCCCTCCTGCACCAGCAACGACGCGGCCGTGTGCGAGCACGTGTGCGGCAGCCGATACCGGCCCTCGACGAACGCCACATGCTCGTCGAGGTTCACGACGAGATGTTCAAGGGATTGGACACGCGCGTCGACGGCAATCCCGTCAGAGCCGACGCCGAGGGCGCCCCCACCTGATCACGTCGGATGGGGACGCACCTCTGTACTCAGACTGCCTGCAGCCGTGTCCGTGGATGCACGAAGGGCCGGGCTCCCTCGTGCCCACGGGCACCGGTCAACTGCCCGATCTTGTCGTCACTGAGCCCAGCTTCGCGGAGGCGGTCTCCTATGGATGCCACCAGCGCTGGCTGTTCATCGGGAAGACGATCCGCTCCAGGTTCTTGTCGCTTCCAGCCTCGCGCATTCATCATCTTGAAGAATTGGGTCTGATCTTCACGGGTGGCCAACTTGAGTGCAACAGCCCTCATGAACAGGGCCTGCATGGAAACACCCCACTCCACCTTCAACTCGAGCAGGCGCGGGATTGACTGGTTCCTCAGTGGCGATTTGATCAGGTGCTCGGGCATCAGGAACTCGCCAGCGAAAGCATCGGCTTGCTTCTCCATGTCCTCATCAACGTACTGGGAATGCAGTACGAGGTGGCCCAGTTCGTGCGCCAAAGTCCATCTGCGGCGATCAGTCGGAAGACCCTCGTTGATGAGTACGACAGGGTTCGCTGCCGCCCACTGACACGCCCCATCGATGCGCTGAGTCCCGAAGTCCTGCTGCATCACGAGGATGCCAGCGGCCTCCAGCCATCGGGTGAGGTTGCGAACAGGGCCTATCGGCATCCGCCACTGAGCTCTGACCATTCTGGCTGCTTGTTCAGGCGCTGTATCGATCGGGTCGAACGATGGAACCTGATTCTCAGCATCGATGGACACCCGCGCCAGGAGAAACGCCGAACGCATGCGAAGCATGTTCAGTTGCGCCTCGAGACGTTTCCAGTCCGACGCCTTGACCGTCTTCTGTCGACGCATGTGAGCATCGGCCGCGATAGCACCCTGCAGTTTG
This region includes:
- a CDS encoding acyl-CoA-like ligand-binding transcription factor, whose amino-acid sequence is MSEQQVETPAPRRGRPPASSREEIETVAVELFLRKGFEETTLAEITAGAGVSKTSFFRYFPSKASIVWWRFDEYTEGFAGLLDEAAAREDATLDLVRGAVLGALYRVIDGQGMWMQRFRVIDESTELRSGESEQWAHWREHVASFVARRHDLAVLDIAPQAVAGAVHAAYLSVLRRWLAVEHPTEELVPELDRDLQPLCTVLQGWLDGTATPS
- a CDS encoding nuclease, which produces MVTVTTGAAERTTYVVVDGENIDATLGASILEGRPAPEQRPRWERLMDFARTTFQQPAKGLFFLNASSGHLPMSFVQALLALGYQPIPLAGGPGEKVVDIGIQRTLDALVDRDGDVLLGSHDVDFLPQIDRLLTGDRLVGMVGFREFMNSQYAGLHERGLKVFDLEDDVRAFNVVLPRVRIIPLADFDPLRYL
- a CDS encoding MATE family efflux transporter — encoded protein: MNPPDTSPEVGTNRWYLTSAPIVSALLHLCVPMAAALIVGALYNVVNAGFIGAQHDTALLAAVTLGSPILGLVMAVGNVFGVGGGTLVSRLLGAAENDPTQAAGIRRASSFALWGSVVVGIVVAVLGLLLLHPLVTLLGADATALHATREFVAVLLAFVPVLAAAMCLEQLVRAEGASRTVMVGLIASTVANVAFDALFILVLHRGVAGAALATGLANLVTVVYFAIWLTRNSDHVSLAPKWFTLAGDVVRPVLGVGVGELLQAAFLIVTSLVLNNLAANYGDGPLAAMGVAVRIAQVPEFLVMGVTLGVLPLLAHSFGRGDRNRLFAAVRGSAVTVGGIALVFAVTVFVLRDQVFSAFVSDRSVLSIGATIITAQLVAMVANGFTGLITSLFQATGKAVPATVMSLTQGVLFVPTVILFHVWFGLSGIVWALTVTEIAVLLAGVVLWFVFRASIERGLAEGSPERAEADLDEG
- a CDS encoding helix-turn-helix domain-containing protein is translated as MRQTGDVILTVRRALGLTQDDLCEQLGVTQATLSRYEHNEREPDEAMLEKLGAALGVSVPFLKHPFKLQGAIAADAHMRRQKTVKASDWKRLEAQLNMLRMRSAFLLARVSIDAENQVPSFDPIDTAPEQAARMVRAQWRMPIGPVRNLTRWLEAAGILVMQQDFGTQRIDGACQWAAANPVVLINEGLPTDRRRWTLAHELGHLVLHSQYVDEDMEKQADAFAGEFLMPEHLIKSPLRNQSIPRLLELKVEWGVSMQALFMRAVALKLATREDQTQFFKMMNARGWKRQEPGADRLPDEQPALVASIGDRLREAGLSDDKIGQLTGARGHEGARPFVHPRTRLQAV
- a CDS encoding DUF1905 domain-containing protein is translated as MEFGFSARSRRWEARTELWVFVSLPGELSEEVRDVPRPRSGFGAVPVRVTCGRSTWTTSIFPGVTETYVLPVKKAVRTKEGLELDDLAEFRLEVLG
- a CDS encoding SDR family NAD(P)-dependent oxidoreductase — encoded protein: MEDFLGDLAGRVAIVTGGGRGIGFACAQRLARSGASVALLDLRPEVADAAARLATEHGVAALGVAVDITDPDAVTAAVAEVSATLGVATVLVTAAGIPGNDDAFDVTRERLEQVMAVNVTGTLLVAQAFARTCRDADRGGSVVVVGSISGRIVNVPQRQSAYNASKAAVESLMRSLALEWIGFGVRVNAVSPGYVRTEMTRWDVENLPERAAEWRSRIPAGDLGRPEDVANAVAFLASSASSYVVGQTLVVDGGYTIL